In Arachis hypogaea cultivar Tifrunner chromosome 17, arahy.Tifrunner.gnm2.J5K5, whole genome shotgun sequence, a single window of DNA contains:
- the LOC112764770 gene encoding root phototropism protein 2, which produces MAASNLNRRQSLAMERTGQWIFSQEIPSDVIVEVGEASYSLHKFMLVAKSNYLRKLIIEAQESDLTKIDLSDIPGGSEIFEKAAKFCYGVNFEITVYNVAALRCAAEFLQMTDDYCDGNLAGRTEDFLTQVGLSNFSAAVAVLKSCQQLLPFADEIKLRSRCIDAVSSKACSEASFPCRSPPNWWTEELAGLDVDSFGKVIAAMKQRGAKTLTVAGALITYTERALRELVRDQTGGRSGGAGVQLSDPGDSSDSDSSSNSRTEQREILQSIVSLFPSEKAAFPINFLCCLLRCAIYLSASSSCKRELEKRISEILEHVTVDDLLVLSFTYDGERLLDLDSVRRIISGFVEKEKSESVFSAGTFREDFSAAMHRVAKTIDVYLAEIAAYGDLTISKFNGIAVLIPKNARKVDDDIYRAVDIYLKVHPNLDEIEREKVCSVMDPLKLSYEARVHASQNKRLPVQIVLHALYYDQLKIRSGAEEDRKSSPKTASVTAATTRNQQLHTDVSLVRENEELRSELMKMKMYISDMQKNGPGTTSSEPGPTKKPTFFSAMSKKLGKLNPFKQGSKDTSHIEDMSVDLSKPRRRRFSVS; this is translated from the exons ATGGCGGCCTCAAACCTCAATAGAAGACAATCCCTTGCCATGGAGAGAACTGGGCAATG GATATTTTCTCAAGAAATCCCCAGTGATGTTATAGTTGAAGTTGGAGAAGCCAGTTATTCTCTTCATAAG TTCATGCTGGTGGCGAAGAGCAACTACCTCAGAAAGCTGATAATTGAAGCACAGGAAAGTGACCTTACCAAAATTGATCTCTCAGATATTCCCGGAGGCTCCGAGATTTTCGAGAAGGCGGCGAAGTTCTGCTACGGCGTCAACTTTGAGATAACCGTTTATAACGTCGCCGCCCTCCGCTGCGCCGCCGAGTTTCTTCAGATGACTGATGACTACTGCGATGGCAACCTCGCCGGCAGGACAGAGGACTTCCTTACTCAAGTTGGACTATCTAATTTCTCCGCCGCCGTTGCCGTACTCAAATCGTGCCAGCAGCTCCTCCCCTTTGCTGACGAAATCAAACTCCGGAGCCGCTGCATCGACGCTGTAAGCTCCAAGGCCTGCAGCGAGGCAAGTTTTCCATGCCGATCGCCACCAAACTGGTGGACGGAGGAGCTTGCGGGACTCGACGTGGATTCATTTGGAAAAGTCATCGCCGCCATGAAGCAGCGTGGCGCCAAGACCCTCACCGTCGCCGGTGCGTTGATAACCTACACAGAACGCGCCCTCCGGGAGCTAGTCCGCGACCAGACCGGCGGACGAAGTGGCGGGGCAGGAGTCCAGTTGTCTGATCCCGGCGATTCTTCAGATTCCGATTCTAGTTCCAATTCGAGGACCGAGCAGCGCGAGATTCTCCAATCCATTGTCTCTCTCTTCCCTTCCGAGAAAGCAGCTTTTCCAATCAACTTCCTCTGCTGCCTCCTCCGTTGTGCAATCTACCTCTCCGCCTCAAGCTCCTGCAAGCGCGAGCTTGAGAAGCGGATCTCGGAGATCCTAGAGCACGTGACTGTCGACGACCTCCTCGTGCTCTCGTTCACCTACGATGGCGAGAGGCTTCTCGATCTGGACAGCGTTCGAAGGATAATATCTGGATTCGTGGAGAAGGAGAAGAGCGAGTCGGTGTTCAGTGCCGGTACATTCCGAGAAGACTTCTCTGCCGCGATGCACCGCGTGGCCAAAACCATCGACGTCTACCTCGCCGAAATCGCCGCGTACGGCGATCTCACCATCTCCAAGTTCAACGGCATCGCGGTTCTCATCCCCAAAAACGCGAGAAAAGTCGATGATGACATTTACCGCGCCGTGGATATCTACCTCAAG GTGCATCCGAACCTGGATGAGATTGAAAGGGAGAAAGTGTGTAGTGTGATGGATCCACTGAAGCTGTCATACGAAGCACGCGTGCACGCGTCGCAGAACAAGCGTTTGCCGGTACAGATTGTTCTCCACGCGCTCTACTACGACCAGTTGAAGATAAGAAGTGGCGCAGAGGAGGATCGGAAATCATCCCCGAAAACTGCTTCAGTAACGGCAGCGACGACGAGGAACCAGCAGCTGCATACTGACGTGTCACTTGTGAGGGAGAACGAGGAGTTGCGATCGGAgctgatgaagatgaagatgtacATTTCAGATATGCAGAAGAATGGGCCGGGAACGACATCTTCTGAGCCTGGGCCCACGAAGAAGCCCACGTTCTTCTCAGCTATGTCGAAGAAACTGGGCAAGTTGAATCCGTTTAAGCAGGGCTCTAAGGACACGTCACACATTGAAGATATGTCTGTTGACTTATCCAAGCCCAGAAGACGAAGGTTCTCTGTTTCGTAA